The DNA window GGAGACTACCACCAGTTCGCCTTCGGCTCCAATCCCGATCACGACGGCAACGTCTGGGTTGCGCTCTGCGAGCTCGGAGGAAAATCCAAGTGGCGCGGTTGGGCCGTCATGGTGAAACCCGACGGAACCACACTCCCGATGGCTTCGGGCTTGCGATCCCCGGGAGGGCTCGGATTCAACGCCAAGGGCGACGCATTCTGCACCGACAATCAGGGAACATGGAACGGCTCGTCCTCCCTGCGGCACCTGAAACCGGGATCCTTTCAAGGCATGCCGAGCAGTCTCCATCACTACGACCGGATCCCCGGCCTCGATGCACCCCCGACCCCGGTCAATGAAAGCCGGATCACTGACGAGTTGAAGCGCAGTCCGACACTGGTTCCCCCTGCCGTCATCCTGCCGCACGGCAGGATGGGTGCATCACCGACCGCGATCGTCCTCGACGACAGCGGCGGAAAGTTCGGACCCTTCGCCGACTCGCTGTTCATCGGCGAACAGAGCCACTCCCAGATCCAGCGGGTTTTCACCGAGCAGGTCGACGGGGTTTACCAAGGAGCCGCGTGGCACTTTCTGAAGGACTTCCAGTGCGGAATCGTGCCGGGCAAAATGGCAGCCGACGGGACCATGTTCGTGGGTGGGACCAATCGCGGTTGGGGCTCGCGCGGCACCCGCGGCTTCAGTCTCGAACGGATCCGATGGACAGGTCGGACTCCCTTTGAGGCGACCCGAATGAAGGCCCTCCACAATGGCTTCGAGTTGAAATTCACCGAGGCTCTCGACCCGGAAACCGCGACCGACCTGTCGAGCTACAAGATGGAATCGTGGACCTACATCTACCAGTCTAGCTACGGCAGCCCCGAGGTCGACAAGACCGTCCCGGAAGTCGTCCGGGCCATCGTCTCGGACCACGGCAAGACTCTGACATTGGAAGTCCGCGGACTGGTTCAAGGGCACGTGCATCTGCTCGATTGCGCCGGGCTTCGTTCTGCCGAAGGTCGCAGCCTCTGGCACCCCGCCGCCTACTACACGCTCAACCGCATTCCGGAGCCGCCCGCTCCCAGCGTGATGAGCCCGCCCCGGCCTCCGAACAACTGGCCAAAACTCCCGTGGCCGGAGAAACGCGAACTCCTGACCGGCATCTTTGCGCCGACCCCGGCGGACAAGCAGCGGATCGAGGAAGCGGTACCGCGAAAGGCAACCGTCACGACGGACGAACCCGCCGAGGCCCTCCTCTTCTGGCGCTGTCAGTATCCCCACGTCAGCATCGCCACGGGCAACCATGCCCTCGAACGGATGGCGGACTCTACCGGTGCCTACCGTGTCACGCTCAGCGACGACCCGGCCGACTTCACTCCGGAGAACCTCTCCAAATTCGACGTTGTCATTTTCAACAATACCACCAGTTACGACGTCACGCTCGGCGAGCAAGGTCGGGCAGCATTGCTCGACTACCTCAAGCGCGGCGGAGGAGTCGTCGGCATCCACGCCGCGTCGGACAGCTGCCGCGAATGGAAGGAAGGAATCGGCGTCATGGGCGGCGTGTTCAAGTGTCACCCTTGGTCACCGAAGGGAACGTGGGCGTTCAAACTCGACGAACCCGGACACCCGATCAACAGCGCCTTCGGCGGCTTGGGCTTCCGGCACCGCGACGAAATCTACTACTACCAGCCTGGTAGTTTCTCGGAATCGCGCTCCAGCACGCTCGTCAGCCTCGACATGCGGGAACCGGAGAACAGCACATCGCCCGACCTCTATCCGAACGTCCGCCAGTTCGCGACAACCGACGGGCACCACCCGGTCTCGTGGATCCATCAACTCGGCAAGGGCCGGATCTTCTACACCAACTTCGGCCACAACGCCTCGACCTTCTGGGACGGACGCATCCTCAAACATCTCCTCGACGGCATCCAGTTTGCCGCCGGTGATCTGGCCGCCGAATCGGCACCCTCGGGAGAGGCCGCAAACGCGACACCGCACCGCTGATCCCGATCAGACAGCCGCCACGTTAGCCATCTCCCGATGTCTCTTGGAGCTAGAGGGCAACAAGGGTAGGGAACGACGGTCCTACCCTCGCAGCCATTAGGGATCGATGTTGTGCCGCACGATCACAACCCAGTCCTTTTCCGCTGAACCCGGTGGCTTGCCCAGCAACTGCGCTCCCGGGCCACTGACGCTTTCAACCGAGCCTTTCTTCAGACCACCTCCGTGCCGCGGATCAAACCAGCGGACATCGAGTCGGTCGTCGGAGTCCGTCAGATCGAGGCTGGGTTCGCTTGATCCGTCGCGAAGGAGAATCAGATACACCTCGCCGCGTTTCGCGAGGCAGTAGCCGTCCGCTCCAGCAAGCAAACCGTCCTCGTTCGTCATTTCCGTCAATGGCACGTCTATCATGCGGAAGAAGTCTCGGGCGTGCCGGCACTGGTCCCACATGCGGTCCCGACTCCGGAAATCCTGACAGGTCAGATCGGAATGCGGGTGCTTGTAGCCGAAGTACCACTCGACTCCCCATCCGCCCGCCAGGAGATTCCCCCATAGCGCACCCTGCCGCGCATTGTCGTGGTCCGGATCCTCCGCATCGGGCAGCAAGGAATGCTCGGCGTCGCCCGGTTCATCACAGGCCACCATCCACTGCTTTCCTTTTCGCGCGCTACTTCGCAAGATATTGAGCGTCGCTTTGTGAACCTGGGAAAAGTCAGGCTTCGATGTCTGAAGCGACGCCCCGCAGTACGGAGAATTGTCGCCATAAACGTCGTCGAACCATTGCCCGTTGTGGATCACGATCGGATGATCATAGGGATCGATGCGCTGGATGAATCGCCCCATCTCCAGCCTCTGCCCGGTCGTCTGGGCCAGCTTCCGGTGAGCCGGATTCTTCCACTTCCCGTTTTCCTCACCCATGTTCCAGTTGAGGGCGGGATGATGCGAAAAGCGGGCCACCAGTTCCCGGTAGTACAGCTTGCGCAACGGTCCCGTATCCCCTTTGTCCAACAAGGTCTCGTTCTCGCTCTCCTGGGTCTTGAAGTGCAGGAACATCCCCTTGGCCGTCGCGTGGGCGAAGACCACTTCCCACTGGTCCATTCGCGAGACGTCGATCCGGTCGAGTTCGTCCGGACTCCTGTAAGGGAAGACATTCGCGTCGTCCCCTCCGATATTCATCGTAAGAAAGGAGATCGAGTTCAGCCCCTTGCCAGCAAGGTAGTTGACCGCACCGATCAGCCCCTTGCCCTTCCCCCCGCTCCAGACCGGATCACCTTGACGCCAATCCCGAACGTGGGGCTGCCACGTCTTGATCAACTTGTCCTTGATTCCGTCGGAGGCGAAATCGCCATCGAAATCGGCGTAAGCGAGGAGGTTCTCCGGGGCATCCACGCCGGTTTTCAGGAAGACCCTTCCGTCACCCAAGGTCCGGGGATAACGGTCACCGACGTAGGCGAGACGTCCAAGCGCCCGCATGTCGGGTGAATGCTTGTCGCTCGCTCCGATCGTCAAACTGCCGGTGTCGCCGTCGAAGTGTCCGCCCGGCATTCCGGCATCCGGCCCTGCTTCGACCGCGACTCCCGGCCCTTTTCTAAGCGATGCTTTCCAAGTCCACTCGCCGGTGAACGGCGGTGAAAAGTGAACCCGCCACCGATTGCCCGCCTCCGCGGATGTATTGGCGCTGTCGCCATCCGCGGCGAAGTAGCCGGGGACCCGCATCTCGGTGTTTCCATTCTTGAAGCGAACCTCGAAGCGATAGTCGGCAAACGGATTGGGTGTCGCGGTCTCGGCCGACTGCGGCCCCTCGAAGGTGAGGGTCACCTTGTGCCACTGCTTGAGTTCTCCGGCGATCTCCGGCGGTGTGGCGTGTGCGGAAACTCCTGCAACGAGCAGTGCCAGCATACCGGTCCTCTTCCGGCGGGATTGGGATTTCATGGAGCGAGATGGATCGGTCGGGTGGAGTTTGATCACTTGAAGGTCGAAACCTTCCCGGGCCGGTAGCCCGCCTTGGTGGCATCGCCCGGAATCGCTTCGAGGAAGAAAGCATCCCGATCCCGGTGGTAGGCCTTGTAAGGCATCAGACGGCACGGGACGTTCCCTTCATTCCATCCCATCCAATCCGTCTTGAGACGGTCCGCCTGCTCCGTTTCCTCCCGGGCGAGGTTCCGGCTTTCGGAAACATCCTCGGGAAGCCGGTAGAGTTCGGCCTTTCCTTTGCCTTGCGATAGCAGCTTGTCGCCTTTCGAAGAGAGCACCGCCCAGCGTGGACCGTTTTTCCAGAACAGCATGTCATGCGGAGGCGAATCGGTCTCGCCGGTCAGGTGCGGAACCAGGTCGACGCCTTCGAGTCCTGACCCGACACCCCTGCCCGTGCCCGCGCAGGCCAGAGCGGTCTTCGCGATGTCGAGGGCGATCACCGGATGTTCGAAGGATGATCCCGCAGGAATCCTCGCCGGCCAACTGGCGATGAACGGCACGTGGATGCCTCCGTCGTAGACGTCACCCTTGCCACCCCGGAACGGCTTGTTCGATGATCCGTTCCCCTTCGATGGCGAGTCGGGACCTGCCTGAGGACCACCGTTGTCGCTCAGGAAGAAGATGAGCGTGTTATCGCGGTGGCCGGCATCCTCGAGGGCCGAAACCACCTTCCCGATCCCGGCATCCATCACATCCACCATCGCGGCATAGATGCGCCGGTTCCGGTCTTCGATGTGTGCATACTTCCCGATCGCCTCCTTCGGCGCCTGCAGAGGCGCGTGGGGTGCGTTGTAGGCCAGATAGAGGAAGAAAGGCCGGTCGCCGGAGTCCCTGACGAACCCTGCCGCGTCTTCGCTCAGCGCAGTGGTCAGGTAGCCATCGAAGGCGGCTGGCATTCCGTTGCGCTCGAGCGCCTGGAGATAGCCCTCGGCCACCGGTTTCCGGAGATCGATGCTGATGTAGTCATGTCCACCGCCGAGAAATCCGTAGAAGTAGTCGAATCCGCGGTGGTTCGGATGAAACGCGGGTGCCGAGCCCAGATGCCACTTCCCGATCACGCCGGTGCGGTAGCCGGCATCCTGAAGGTGCTTGGGGAAAAGCACCTCGGCAGGGTCGATTCCCATGTAGGGGTTGGACGCATCGTAGGCCGGGTTCGTCTCGAAGCCGAAGCGATGCTGGTAGCGGCCCGACAGCAGCCCGGCCCGACTCGGTCCGCAAAATGGATGGGTGACGTAACCCTGGCGGAACACCACACCCGATGCAGCAAGCGCATCGAGATGCGGAGTCTTGATGTCGGTGGCCCCGGTGAAACCGGCATCCGCATAGCCCATGTCGTCGGCCATGATGACGATGATGTTCGGTCGGTCGTCCTTCGCGAGCACCGGAAGGGTAGCGCTACAGAGGAACAGAGCGAGGCAGAGGATGGGTTTCATGGGTATCTTGATCGGACGGACTCTACCGCTTTCGCTTCTCGGCCGCCTTCTTCAGCTCGGCTTCGCGAAGCTTGAGAAATTCGTGCGAGATCTCGACGGCCTCGGCCCGGTTGGCCTCGCTGTCGCCCCAGAACTCCCGCAGCACAGCCTCCGTTTCAGGGTAATGCGAGCCATCGTCTCCCACCCTTTTCCGAAGGGCCGCCAGCCTTGTCTTCAACTCGCTGGCAACCGCGGCGTAGGCAGGATCGCCATAGCGGTTCACCGTTTCCTCCGGATCCTTGGCCAGATCATAAAGCTCCCATCCCGGTGGCGTCCGATAGCCACCCTTGTAGTCGGCCCCGTAGTAGAAGATCAGCTTGTGGGTCTTGGTCCGGATTCCGACCTGGCCGGGATTGTCGTGGTGGGCCATGTGCATCCAGTACCGGTAGTACGCCTCCTGCTTCCAACCGGCCGGTTCCTCGCCCGTTTCACAGATTTCTTTGAACGACTTTCCCTGCATCGACCCGGGCGTTCCGATCCCTGCGAACGCAAGCATGGTTGGTCCGAAATCCACATTCTCCACGATCGCGTCGCTGACCGTCCCCGCCCTGATTGACTTGGGATATCGGACCAGGAACGGCATTCGCTGGGTCTCGTCAAACATCCACCGTTTGTCCTGGTAGTCATGCTCTCCAAGCATGAATCCCTGGTCGCCGGTATAGAGAATCACCGTATTGTCCATCTGTCCGCTCTCCTCGAGATAGGCGAAGAGTCGAGCAAGATTGTCGTCGATACCCCGGACGCATCGCAGGTATTTCCGGAGGTAGGCGTTGTAGGCCAGACGCTTGTTCTCCCGCTCGCTGTGATCGGCAGGATCGTAGTTCTCCGGGAACTCGTCCGGATACAATCGGGAAAGGTCGAGGACGTAGTTTCGTCGGGGGTTGCGCAGGCCGATCGAAGTGCCGATGTGCGGGATGAGCTCATCATCGGCACCCCGGGTCGCGATCGACCCGAATCCCTCGGGATGCGAATCCCATAGCGTATCCGGAGCGGGAATGTCCGTGTCGGAGAGATAGCTCTTATACCGAGGGGCGTTCTCGAAATAGTCGTGCGGCGCCTTGTAGTGGTGCATCAGGAAGAAGGGCCGATCCTTGTGCTTCCTGCTCTTCAGCCACGCCAGCGTGCGGTCGGTGATGATGTCGGTCGAGTGGCCTTCGGCGGACTCGACATTGCCAGGCCATGGCTTCTCACCCCGCACCCGGAACTCGGGATTGAAGTAGCTGCCCTGTCCCGGGAGCACGCAGTAGTAGTCAAAGGCAGCCGGCTCGGCCTTCAGGTGCCACTTGCCGATCATGGCGGTCTCGTAGCCGGCCTTCCCCATTTCGATCGCGAGCGTTTGCCTCGACGGCTCGATCCGCCCACCCAGATCGAACACGCCATTCGTGTGGTTGTACTGCCCGGTAATGATGCAGGCTCTCGATGGCGTGCAGATGGCGTTGGTGCAGCAGGCGTTTTCAAACATGATCCCCTCCTTCGCCAACCGGTCAATCGTCGGAGTCGGCGCGATTTCCGCCAACCGGGATCCATATGCGCTGATCGCCTGCCGGGTGTGGTCGTCCGACATGATGAACAGGACGTTCGGACGTTCGTCCGCAAACGCGGGCACCAGCAACAGAATCAGGAGTCGTGGGATACGGGTCATGAAAGTCGGACGGGGAATGTGTGGACGAGGGTGCTCCATGCAGAAATCCCCCGGAGGTTGCCCATTCAGGCGAGGAGCCCCTTCACCAGCTTGCCATGCACATCGGTCAGTCGGAAATGCCGCCCTTGGTATTTGAAGGTCAGGCGTTCGTGATCGATCCCCAGCAGATGGAGAATGGTCGCGTGCAGGTCATGCACGTGCACTCCATCCTTCACGATATTGTAGCTGTAGTCATCGGTCTCGCCATGGGTAAGGCCGCCTTTTACTCCACCGCCCGCCATCCACATCGTGAAGCAGCGCGGGTGATGGTCGCGACCGAATCCGTTCGGAGTCAGTTTGCCCTGGCAGTAGTTGGTCCGCCCGAACTCCCCACCCCAGATGACGAGCGTATCTTCCAGCATCCCCCGGGACTTGAGGTCCTTGATCAGAGCGGCCGACGGCTGGTCGGTAAGCCGGCACTGGTTCCGGATCGCACCGGGCAGAGAGGCATGGGCGTCCCAATCCTTGTGATAGAGCTGGATGAAGCGGACGCCACGTTCGGCAAGACGCCGGGCGAGCAGGCAGTTGTGGGCATACGTTCCGGGTGTCGTCACATCGTCGCCATACATCTCGAGAGTCGCCTTCGACTCGGTATGAATGTCGGTCACCTCCGGAACCGAAGCCTGCATCCGGAACGCCATCTCGTATTGGGCGATCTGGGTCTCCAGATACGGATCCGCCGTCTTCTCGAGCTGGAGCTGGTGGAGGCGGTTAATGTGCTCGATCACCGCCCGGCGGTTGGCCCGGCTTACCCCTTCGGGACTGTTGAGATAGAGCACCGCGTCCTTGTTCGGCGCGAACCGGACTCCGTCATGTTTCCCGGGCAGGAATCCGCTGCCCCAATAGCGGGACGTCAGCGGCTGGCCGCCAGCGCCATGCGTCGTCAGGACCACGAAATCCGGCAGATTGCTGTTCATCGTGCCCAGACCATAAGAAAGCCACGAACCGATCGACGGTCTTCCGGGAAACTGGGATCCCGTCTGCATCATTGTCACCCCGGGACCATGGTTGATGGCCTCGGTGTACATCGACTTGATGAAGCAGAGGTCGTCGACCACCCCTGCCGTGTGCGGCAGCAGTTCCGAAACCGTGGCTCCGCTGTCACCGTGTCGTGCGAACTTGAAGGGCGATCCGACCAACGGGAAACTCGCCTGATTCGTCGACATCCCGGTCAGCCGCTGTCCCATACGGACCGATGCCGGAAGCTCCTGACCGTGCTCCTTCTCAAGCCGCGGCTTGTGATCGAAGAGGTCCATCTGCGACGGCCCGCCTGACTGGAACAGATAGATGACCCGCTTCACCTTCGCAGGAAAGTGCAGTCCCTCGAGAGCGCCACCATCGAGACCCGCCGCCTCGGCGCGGCCCATCATGTGGGCCAATGCGATCCCGCCGAGGCCGACTCCGGTGGAGTTCAGGAAGTCCCGTCTGCTCAATCCGACAGGGCTGGCGTGTCCGGTGCAAAGGGGTGTCTTCATCGTTCGATCAGGGACTCGTCGAGGTTCATGATGGCGTTGACGACCAAGGTGGCCGCCGCCAAGCGGGGAAGCGGAATGTTCTCCTCCCGGGGTGCTGCGCCGACCTGCAGCAGCTTCAGCGCGGCGTCGGAATCGGAGGCATAGCTCTCCAGTTGGAGCTTGAAGAGATCGAGCAGGACCTTGCCCTCTTCCTCGGTGGGGGGACGACTCGTCAAGCGCCTGAAAGCCTCGGCAACGAGCCCTCGCCCATCTTCTCCGTGGCGTTTGCAAAGATCGGCCGCGAGGACGCGCGAAGCTTCGAGAAACTGGGGATCATTCAGCAGGATGAGGGATTGGAGAGGTGACGTAGTGACCTCCCGCTTGACCGTGCAGACGTCCCGCTTGGGTGCGCCGAAGGTGGTCAGCACTGGGGCCGCGGCATTGCGTTTCCACCAGGTATAGACGCTCCGGCGGTAGAGCCCGTCGCCCTTGTCCGGCTTCACCGGCTTGAAGGACACCTCGACCTGATAGGGCTTGGCCGTCGGTCCGCCCCACTTGTCCACGAGGAGCCCGCTGACCGCGAGAGCATTGTCGCGGATCATCTCCGCCGCAAGACGGGTCGTGTGGCTCCGGGCAAGATAGAGATTCTCGGGATCCTTGTGTCGCATCTCCGGAGTTGCCTCGGTGCTCTGGCGATAGGTGGCGGAGAGCACCATCATCCGCAGCAACCGCTTCACGTTCCATCCGTGGTCCATGAAGTCCCGGCTCAGCCAGTCCAGCAGCTCTGGATGGGTCGGAGGCGTCCCTTGCACTCCGAAATCCTCCGAAGTTGCCACCAGGCCCCGGCCGAAAACGAGCTGCCAGTAGCGGTTGACCGTAACCCGACTCGTCAGCGGGTTGCCCGGGTCGGTCAGCCAACCGGCGAAACCCAGACGGTTCTTCGGCAGATCCGGGGCCATCGGCGGAAGAAATCCGGGAGTATCGGGGCTGACTTCCTCTCCGTGACTGTCGTAAGCGCCGCGTTCGAGGATATAGGCCTTCCGTGGCGTTTCCATTTCCCGCATTACCGAGATCGCAGGAATGGAGTCCATCACCTTGTTCCACCCTGCCCGCTCCTCTTGAAGCGCCTGTCGGGCCGTCCGGCTCGACGGATGAACGGCGAGCAGGAAATGCTCCCTTAGGCGGCTCCGCTCCCCTTCATCGAGTTCGTCCGGTGCCTTGGCGAGCAGCTCCGACAGAGTCCCCACGACGCAGGCTTCGGCGATCTCCAGCGAACTGGCTTCCCGACTCCAGAAGCGGAAGCCGTCGACCAGGCCGTTCCGCAAGCCGGAGTCCCTGAAGCGTTCCCCGAGAACCAAACCCAGCTTGTCGCCGTTCCCGACCCGGGTGAACTGGTTGATGCTCCGCGTCAGGCCGTCCCGAACGACCACGGTCTCGGCCTCGCTGCCATTGACGAAAATCCTGAGACCGGAAGCCTTACTGGATCCATCGTAGGTCACGCCGAGATGGACCCACTTGCCCGCCTCCACCGGCTCGCGCGTCTGCACCCTCACGGCGTCACCCGGCCAGAAGTGGGCAAGCGAAGCCGTCGGCTTGCCATCGCTCAGAAGGAACTCATAGCCCATGCACGCCGAGTCGTCGGCACCCTTGCCACGGCTCAGGATATTGGCTCGCGGCGCAATCTCCGACGGCTTGATCCAGACCGCGGCCGACCACGGCTGATCCCGGTCGTAGGCTCCGACATCATGCACCTCAACCGAATCGTCACCGGTAACCAAGATCGCGCGACCGCTCCGTCCATTCTCGACAATCCGGTTGAGCAGCTTCGTCGTTCCGGAATGCTCGGGATTGGCGTCGTTCACAAGCCGTCCTTGCCTTCCGTCGATCTTTTCTACGGACTCGAAGTCGAGTGCGACCTCAAGGCCTCCGGACTCGCCGCCTCTCTCCGGATCCGACAGCCATGCGACGAAGTCCGCCTCGGCAGCCCCGGCGATCTGCCGCAACTCGCTTTCCGCAGCCTCGACCGCCGCCTTCCCGGCGGCGAGGGCCGCCTTGTCTTCCGGAGTTGCCAATGGCATCGCGGGCGTCGGAGCAGCCTCGCTGAAATAGGCGATCAGTCCGGACTCATCGACATTCGCGAAGAACGATCCGAGCGAATAGAAATCCCGCATCGTCAACGGGTCATACTTGTGATCGTGACACCGCGTGCAATTCATCGTGAGCCCGAGGAATGCGGTGCCCACGGTTTCGACCCGATCCGCGACATACTCGCAGCGGTATTCCTCAAGAACGCTTCCCCCTTCCATGCAATGCCCGTGCAGCCGACTGAAGGTGGTCGCGAGGCGTTGTTGGTCAGTCGCCCCGGGAATCAGATCGCCGGCAACCTGCTCGGTGATGAAGCGACCGTATGGCATGTTGTCGCGGAAAGCCCGGAGCACCCAGTCCCGCCACGGCCAGACGCGCCGCTCATGATCCCTCTGGTAGCCGTAGGAGTCCGAATACCGCGCCACGTCCAACCACTCGGCCGTCATCCTCTCGGCATAGGCATCCGTCGCCAGAAGCCTGTCGGCAACCTTCTCGTAAGCATCCTCCGAAGTGTCGGACTCGAAGGCGTCGATCTCCTCCAGTGTCGGAGGCAGCCCCGTAAGATCGAAGCTCACCCGGCGCAACCACTTCGCCCGGGGTGACTCCGGTGCGGGCTTCATCCCACTGTCCGAATGGCCGCGCGCGACGAACCGGTCGATCTCGTTGAGCGCCCAACCGCCTCCGGCCGAGGGCACCTGGACGGTCTCGGGCACGGGCACGAATGACCAGTGCTTCTCGTACTTCGCACCCTGCAGAATCCAACGGTCGATCAGATCCTTCTCGGCGTCACTCAACGTCAGGTTCGAGTCGGGAGGCGGCATCATCTCATCCTCATCTTCCGATCGGATCAGATGGTGCAGCTCGCTCTTTTGGAGATTTCCCGGAACGATTCCGAAATACCCGCCGAGGTCCTCATGGGCATGCTCTTCGGTATCCAGCCTGAAGTCGGACTTCTGGTTCTTCGCATCCGGCCCGTGACACTTGAAGCAGCGATCCGACAGGAGCGGCTTGATCACGTTTTGGAAGGATACACGCTCCTCCGCAAAAACCGCGCCTGCAAGCAGGACGGATCCGAGGACGATGGAGGATCTCAGGTTCATCTGGAAAAGATACGCTGGCTCTCGTCTCACCTTTTGGACAACTGGAGATACAATTTGTGTATATTTTGACGGTCTTCGAGCCAGACGCGGATCAGCGGAAGCGCCGGCGATACTGGGCTGGTGTGATTCCGAAGCTCCGACGAAACTTCCGTGTAAGATGACTCTGGTCGTAGAAGCCGCACTCGATGGCGATCTGGGTGATCGCCTTCTTCGTGGCCACCAATGCCCTGCGCACGTGTTGCAGCCGGACCGTCAGCAGGAACTCGGTCGGCGACATGTGCAGGATGGCACGGAATCGCACGTTGAACTGGGTGGACGACAGCCCGACCTTGGCCGCCATCGAAGACATGTTTACCGGCTCTCGGAAGTGTTCCTCGATGTGCCGGATGACCGGCACCATCTCTTGGAAGTGGCTGAGCTCGGCCTCGGGCGTATCGATTCGGTACATGACGCCGGCAATACCCTCGATCCGGTCGTCGTCTCCGATGAGCGGGATCTTGGTCGAGACGTACCATCGTGCGGGCCCCTTCACCTGGGGCACCAGCCAAACCTCACTCGGGGTCCGCTGCCGGGTCTCCATCGCCCGCCGGTCCTCGGCATGATAGGCCTCGGCGAGCGCAGGTGGCTGGAAGTCGTGGTCCGTCTTTCCGACCAGATCCCCCATCTCCTTCAGTCCGAAGACCTCACGCAACACCGACTCACTGACTCCGATATAGCGGTGATCCCGGTCCTTGGCATAGAAGTAGGCGTTCGGCAGGAAGTCGAACAACTCGAACACCCTCGCCGCCATCGGATACCTGCAGGCGAAGTCGGTTTCTGCGATCGAGGCGTTCATTGAAAATCGGCAAAGGACGAGGGTCCCTGATGCGGCTACACGGTTCCGAATCGAAACACGGTGCGGGATCGAAAGGCGTCGCCCGGCCGCAGCACGCTGTCCGGAGCATCCGCAAGGTTCGGGCCGTTCGGGTAGCGGGATGTTTCACAGCAGAAGCCCCGGAACTGACCGTATCGCATGCCTTCATTCCGGCGCAGCTCATCGGAGGTATAGAAACCGGTGTAGAAAAGCATCCCGGGCTCGGACGTCAGGACCTCCATCCGCCTTGCGCTCGAGGCATCGACGAACTCGGCGACCTTGCCGAACTCGCCCGCCTTCTTCCGAAAGACATAGTAATGCTCGAACCCCTTCGATTCCTCTGCGAACACCTCGCCAATCGGCTTCGGACGGCTGTAGTCCCAGACACTGCCCGAAACCTCGAACTCGTCACCGACGGGAACGTTCGACCCATCGGGGACAAGGAAACGGTCGGCATCGATCATCGCCTCGTGATCAAGGATCCGGTCGGCGAAGCCGTTCAGATTGAAGTAGGCGTGATGGGTCATCGAAAGCGGCGTCGCACGGTCGGTGACCGCACCATACTCGATCGAGAGTTCGTTCTCCTCGGTCACGGTGAACGTCACCGACATCTCCAGGTTGCCCGGGTAGCCGTTGTCGCCGTCCGGGCTCGTGATGGTCAGACGCAAACCGACCTTTCCCGGTTCCTCGAAGGTTTCGGCTTCCCACACGCGCTTGTCGATCGAGTCGATCCCGCCGTGAAGGTGGTTCTCCCCATCGTTGGCCGGGACCTCATGACGAACGCCGTCAACCCCGAATGCGGCATCCTTGATGCGACCGGCATAGCGGCCGACGACGCAACCGAAGTAGGGTGAGTTGGAGCGATACGCCTCGCTGAAGTACTCCCCGAGCGAATCGAAGCCGCAAGTGATCTCGCCCGGTCGCCCGTCGCGGTCCGCCACCCGCAGCGAGGTCAGGATACCGCCATAGTTCGTGATCCGGGCGACAAGTCCGTTTCCACTTGAAAGGGTGAAGAGATCCACCTCGCGCCCGCCTACCTCGCCGAACGGCTGCCGTTCAACTTTCATGGCGCTTCCTCCGCTACGACCACGGGCTCGCCACCTTCGGGGGCTCCGGCGGCCATCTTGTTGCCATACGAGATGATCAGGATACCGATCACCATGCAGCCCAGTCCGGCGTAGAGAAAACGTCTCGCCCGCCCCGATGCCTTGGCCCACTCA is part of the Haloferula helveola genome and encodes:
- a CDS encoding DUF1501 domain-containing protein, yielding MKTPLCTGHASPVGLSRRDFLNSTGVGLGGIALAHMMGRAEAAGLDGGALEGLHFPAKVKRVIYLFQSGGPSQMDLFDHKPRLEKEHGQELPASVRMGQRLTGMSTNQASFPLVGSPFKFARHGDSGATVSELLPHTAGVVDDLCFIKSMYTEAINHGPGVTMMQTGSQFPGRPSIGSWLSYGLGTMNSNLPDFVVLTTHGAGGQPLTSRYWGSGFLPGKHDGVRFAPNKDAVLYLNSPEGVSRANRRAVIEHINRLHQLQLEKTADPYLETQIAQYEMAFRMQASVPEVTDIHTESKATLEMYGDDVTTPGTYAHNCLLARRLAERGVRFIQLYHKDWDAHASLPGAIRNQCRLTDQPSAALIKDLKSRGMLEDTLVIWGGEFGRTNYCQGKLTPNGFGRDHHPRCFTMWMAGGGVKGGLTHGETDDYSYNIVKDGVHVHDLHATILHLLGIDHERLTFKYQGRHFRLTDVHGKLVKGLLA
- a CDS encoding sulfatase, which encodes MTRIPRLLILLLVPAFADERPNVLFIMSDDHTRQAISAYGSRLAEIAPTPTIDRLAKEGIMFENACCTNAICTPSRACIITGQYNHTNGVFDLGGRIEPSRQTLAIEMGKAGYETAMIGKWHLKAEPAAFDYYCVLPGQGSYFNPEFRVRGEKPWPGNVESAEGHSTDIITDRTLAWLKSRKHKDRPFFLMHHYKAPHDYFENAPRYKSYLSDTDIPAPDTLWDSHPEGFGSIATRGADDELIPHIGTSIGLRNPRRNYVLDLSRLYPDEFPENYDPADHSERENKRLAYNAYLRKYLRCVRGIDDNLARLFAYLEESGQMDNTVILYTGDQGFMLGEHDYQDKRWMFDETQRMPFLVRYPKSIRAGTVSDAIVENVDFGPTMLAFAGIGTPGSMQGKSFKEICETGEEPAGWKQEAYYRYWMHMAHHDNPGQVGIRTKTHKLIFYYGADYKGGYRTPPGWELYDLAKDPEETVNRYGDPAYAAVASELKTRLAALRKRVGDDGSHYPETEAVLREFWGDSEANRAEAVEISHEFLKLREAELKKAAEKRKR
- a CDS encoding DUF1553 domain-containing protein, whose amino-acid sequence is MNLRSSIVLGSVLLAGAVFAEERVSFQNVIKPLLSDRCFKCHGPDAKNQKSDFRLDTEEHAHEDLGGYFGIVPGNLQKSELHHLIRSEDEDEMMPPPDSNLTLSDAEKDLIDRWILQGAKYEKHWSFVPVPETVQVPSAGGGWALNEIDRFVARGHSDSGMKPAPESPRAKWLRRVSFDLTGLPPTLEEIDAFESDTSEDAYEKVADRLLATDAYAERMTAEWLDVARYSDSYGYQRDHERRVWPWRDWVLRAFRDNMPYGRFITEQVAGDLIPGATDQQRLATTFSRLHGHCMEGGSVLEEYRCEYVADRVETVGTAFLGLTMNCTRCHDHKYDPLTMRDFYSLGSFFANVDESGLIAYFSEAAPTPAMPLATPEDKAALAAGKAAVEAAESELRQIAGAAEADFVAWLSDPERGGESGGLEVALDFESVEKIDGRQGRLVNDANPEHSGTTKLLNRIVENGRSGRAILVTGDDSVEVHDVGAYDRDQPWSAAVWIKPSEIAPRANILSRGKGADDSACMGYEFLLSDGKPTASLAHFWPGDAVRVQTREPVEAGKWVHLGVTYDGSSKASGLRIFVNGSEAETVVVRDGLTRSINQFTRVGNGDKLGLVLGERFRDSGLRNGLVDGFRFWSREASSLEIAEACVVGTLSELLAKAPDELDEGERSRLREHFLLAVHPSSRTARQALQEERAGWNKVMDSIPAISVMREMETPRKAYILERGAYDSHGEEVSPDTPGFLPPMAPDLPKNRLGFAGWLTDPGNPLTSRVTVNRYWQLVFGRGLVATSEDFGVQGTPPTHPELLDWLSRDFMDHGWNVKRLLRMMVLSATYRQSTEATPEMRHKDPENLYLARSHTTRLAAEMIRDNALAVSGLLVDKWGGPTAKPYQVEVSFKPVKPDKGDGLYRRSVYTWWKRNAAAPVLTTFGAPKRDVCTVKREVTTSPLQSLILLNDPQFLEASRVLAADLCKRHGEDGRGLVAEAFRRLTSRPPTEEEGKVLLDLFKLQLESYASDSDAALKLLQVGAAPREENIPLPRLAAATLVVNAIMNLDESLIER